From Triticum aestivum cultivar Chinese Spring chromosome 4A, IWGSC CS RefSeq v2.1, whole genome shotgun sequence, a single genomic window includes:
- the LOC123083551 gene encoding uncharacterized protein, producing MLRALTGARPWRRGSAGWARICAPCVRARASSACRGSCGADLLPARCGKGAGAKGVRGDRRWAAPCRGCSDAQGAVQRRGSSARGPCRGTVAARGGPAGADMPCVGRTEATGRQRQGSSAGGREGLRLRRGWAGRLGGCAQEVRAARICGWVATCSGVVEARHGAASLAGRVVEGLGLPVWHSGGDFGCEDDWWACRCRCGMMCNRGDVGARVKTLSRPCAVISDGGGCGRRDLPGGFADLLPHSPRMDPAILASSGETLDLMIG from the coding sequence ATGCTGCGTGCGCTCACTGGTGCACGGCCATGGCGCAGGGGCTCGGCGGGCTGGGCGCGGATCTGCGCGCCCTGCGTCAGGGCGCGGGCGTCTAGTGCGTGCAGAGGGTCCTGCGGCGCAGATCTGCTGCCTGCGCGTTGCGGCAAGGGCGCCGGTGCAAAGGGAGTGCGAGGGGATCGGCGGTGGGCGGCTCCATGCCGCGGGTGCTCCGACGCGCAAGGGGCTGTGCAGAGGCGCGGGAGCAGCGCAAGGGGACCGTGCAGAGGGACGGTGGCGGCGCGGGGTGGCCCAGCTGGCGCGGATATGCCGTGTGTGGGTCGCACCGAGGCGACAGGGAGGCAGCGGCAGGGAAGCTCGGCAGGTGGGCGTGAGGGGCTGCGGCTCAGGCGAGGCTGGGCAGGGAGGCTCGGCGGATGTGCGCAGGAGGTCCGGGCAGCACGGATCTGCGGCTGGGTGGCCACCTGCTCCGGCGTGGTGGAGGCCCGTCATGGTGCTGCTTCTCTGGCGGGGCGCGTGGTGGAGGGGCTCGGGCTGCCTGTTTGGCACTCGGGCGGCGACTTCGGCTGCGAGGATGATTGGTGGGCTTGTCGGTGCCGGTGCGGGATGATGTGCAACCGAGGTGATGTGGGAGCTCGGGTGAAGACCCTGTCTCGGCCCTGTGCCGTGATCAGCGATGGCGGCGGCTGTGGCCGTCGTGACCTTCCTGGAGGCTTCGCTGATTTGCTGCCGCACTCCCCTCGCATGGATCCGGCCATCTTGGCCtcttcaggggaaaccctagatcttatGATCGGATGA